The Brachypodium distachyon strain Bd21 chromosome 4, Brachypodium_distachyon_v3.0, whole genome shotgun sequence nucleotide sequence gtttgttGGTCCTAATTGCCATATTATTTGGTCACAGTTATCATCTCACGCAGCACTATCGGTCATGTCGTGTACTACCTAGTTGACATGTTTGTTGGTCTTAGTTGCTATATTATTTGGTCACAGTTGTCATGTTATTTGGTCATAGTGACCATGTCATGCACCACCAGCGCTTATGTCGTGTACtacctagttgccatgtttgttGGTCGTAGTTGCCATAATATTTGGTCACAGTTGTCATGTTATTTGGTCCTAATTGCCATGCCATGTACCCTATCCCTGTCGTGTATTACCGAGGTCCTAATAGGCATATATAAGTGGGGTAAGTACGCATAAATAAACTGGCAAGCCGACAAGTTAACCTGGCTAGCATAATTTTGTGATATATGTGAATGGCGAATATTGAAATGAAAAATCAGGATACACACTGTGAAATTAGGTGTAATTTGGAAGAAGGCCTGCCGTGCGCGAGTTGATAGGGCCGTTTAATTGCTCTTAATTTTCAGCCTTTTATTTACTGGATTGGGCCACGTGCTAGGCTGGGCTGTTTGTTGGTTGCGTGACGGGCTGTCACGCTTGTTCGGACGAGACTATGCGCGCGCAGAGATCGAGCGCAGGGCATCGACCGCCAGGCTggcgccgctgccgagcgctACACAGCGATGCCGCTGGGTAGTCGTGtccattaattaatttgctaaGGCTAAGAACAAGATTAATAGTTTAGTCTGCTGCTGGTTATAAGCTTTTGTCATGTCATTTTTAGCTAACATATAGCTATCATGTATAATAAGGTGGCTACAAGAATATACTATTTTTTTATGAGGAGGCCTACATTATTGTTTCATAGAGTGTCTAGGAGCACGTGCTCCAGCTGACTATTAGATAGTAGcccacttttcttttttcttcttttctctttcctccCACTAAGCAAAGATACAATATTTAAATCCTTAAAGCCTGCTTACGTCACCTTATTATTCTCGCTCTAACAAAGTCTTCAAACCCCTATGCTATATGCTAGGCTGGTTATTATTCCTCCTCCGTGTCCGCGTCGCCCCCGGCGACCGTTGTCTCCtgagcagccgccgccgccgccatccgtTTCttactcttcttcctcgtcctcggccggcggcagcgcgaaGCGGCAGAGCGGGCAGAGGCGGCTGACCATGAGCCACCGGAAGATGCAGCGCTCGTGGAACCGGTGCGCGTCGGGGCACGGCATCTTCCTGATGACCACCTTCTCTTCGCCCTCCCCCGCCGTCGCCAATCCCTCGAGGCACACCGCgcactcctcttcctcctcgtgctcccCTACGTCCGCCTCCGCCAATTTGGCGATCTCCAAGCCCGAGGCCGGGACGGCGCCGAAGCCACCGCCCCTGTACGCTCCGTCGCCGTCTGCCGAAACGCCGACGTCGATATCGTCGTCGTggctggtgctgctgatgaTGACGCCGTTGCCGTCGGAGAACTCCGGGCAGCCGTCCTCGCCGAAGCGGATCTGGACGACCATCCTCTGGGCTACGGCCGgcggggcggaggagcggcggcggcgcgtcatGCGCGCGCATTGCTGGTAGAACCGGTCCATCTGCTGCTCGTCGTAGCATTGGAGCTCCGCGAACGGGTCCGGGACCGCGGCGCGCCGCCGGTGGCTTCTAGCAGCCCCGGTTGCCATCCGGGATGTGGACATCAGTGTCGTGAACGCCGGTCGGCTAGCTCCTGATCCGATCGTAGCAAGCGGCGACGAGCACAACAAGTAGGAGTACGTGCTACGCTACGGACTTAATGTTAGTACGCGACTTGGTGATGAACCGGTGGAGCAAAGCGGAAAGAGTCCTGGCTGAATTTATTTGTCGGACGAATCGGAGTTGAGGTGGAATTGGAGTCGGAATCCCGAATCTGGTACTCCTTGGCACAGAAACGcaaatccttttcttttttgaacaCAAAAATTCAAGTGCACATAGCAACTTTGTCCTTGCAATTTAAGTTTTGCATGGCATGTTGACACGAGATTGGTTTTGTCCAACAAACAGTGTTTATTATGACCTTATTGGGAGTACATTGTTATTAAAATAGAGATTATACACTCGACATGTTCTAACATTGCTGGTTGTTCAAGCTAAAAGTTGCAGCCcaccaagaaaaacaaaacatcttTATCCTTGCACACCAAATGAACCCCAGTTTCTACAGCACGGACAAGTCCTCTGCTAACATGGATGCCAGATTTTAAACATTCCTTCTCCGCGGATGTGATGAGCCGACAATATCAAGACTCACTCTGCCGTTTGAACAGTTCTTATGCTTTCGGGTGCTTCGCTGCTGGCTTTTACGGCACCAACATAACTGGACATCTTGTTCAGGGCACTCAGGTAAGCTCGGACGCTGGAGACAACAACGTCCAGTGCTGCACCACTCCCACTGGAGTCAACACGCATATAGATTAGTTTGTGGGAGGGAAAGTTTGCAAACAACAGATTGTAGGAATAACAAAGGTGGAAAAGAAACCCCCCCAAAAGAAGAGTTAGAATTTGTAGGGCAATACCTGAAGGAACGGTTGTTCTGACCAATCAGAGCATTTTTACTGTTGCTAACATCTCCAGTAATGACTACTCGAGTAGTTGCAATTGCATCAATGCCTTCTGTGACCGATGTCATACTATATTCTCGAAGAACAGTAGGAATCTGCAAATATAAGTTAATTAaagacatatatatatgttccCTTGACCAAATGGTGTGAAACAGGAAGAAAGGGCACAAAACATTAGACTGAACCCTAATTCTACCAAATCGATTTAATATTCTCCTAACTGGTAGGAGCCAAGCAATGTTAATATGTTATGCTGACGGAATTCAGCATGGTCTCTACTGCTTCAGGGCAGCTAGCACCTTTCTTACAAATAATATACAAATTGGGCAGTGAAATCAGAAGATGGATTGATTGGCATTAAAATACGTTCAGCGATGACAAACTCTTGATATATGTTAGATGATTACATTAATTTTGGATATACCAGTTATTCTGGTTAACATGAAAACCATCAATAAAGACACTGTTTGTCAATGACACATTAAAATAACAACACTGTATTAAAATGGACCCAACGATTAGCACAACTGTTACCCTATTCTTTCTCCAGCTGCTAACCATAATATATCGACTAACCAATGATGACATACTGACATCTTCGTAAAATTCATTATGACAATAAAGATGAAGAAAGTAAGTAATCTATTGGTGCAAGAAAGATGAAGAATGTTGCAACAGCTAACCTGTATTATTTGGTCGACAGCCTTGTAAGCTGCATCGACTGGACCTGTTCCAACTGAACACCCTATCTTCTCCTCTCCGTCTATAGCTATCAGTTTGACAGTTGCTGTAGATAAACCAAGTGTTCCACATGTTGCCTGCAAAGGTATATACATAACAGTAAAGTAACTGTTTATTTCCATGTAACCAAAGAGTCAATTGCAGCTCGATTATACCTGTACATCACCAAGGGACCAAATAACCTTCGGTTGAAATATCTCATCAGACAATAACGCTTCAATGTCTTCATCAGTGACACGCTACAAAAGGTGAAACTAAGCAATTAATTTCACGCATAGTGGATGTATTAAGTTCGAGGTACATATAAGGAAGGAAAAATGCATGGAAAAAACAAGTGCCCAAAACGAGAAAAATATAGAAACAAATGTAATGCTTCAGTAAAAAcataaagaaacaaaagtgTTATACTGGCATAGAAAAACTACTGATGCCATTGGTCTTTTACTTTTTAAGAAAGAGAAGAATGAAATCGTCAAGAAAAATATTGAAGCAACAGAGTAAGTATATCTACTCCAGAAAGtatcaccttttttttctctgcgACCTCTTTGTACCGCTTAAAGAAATCCTCAAATTCCTTGTCGCTAATTTCATATCCAAGCTACATATTAGGACAGCAAGGATGTCATTTGCTAACaataaaaactgaaaaagaaaaattcttgTAGTAAGTCGAAAATAAGACACAATTATATTAGTACCTCCACTAGTTTGGTTTTGACAGCATGCCGCCCACTGAAAAAAATAGACAGATCATAATGATGTTTGGAGATCTCAAATCTGACCTACTGAACATTGTATTTCTATCTAAATGTATTCGAGCTGCATTGCTATATGAAATTAAGCTCACTAGATGAGTGCAGATGACAAATAAAACCCAAGTCATTCGAGAAGTGTACGGCAGATAATAAGGGCATCCACAGTCTTTAGAGGCAAACATGCCTCTAAGCCGGGATCCATAACTTGTCTCTATAGTTGCAACAAAACTGCAATGTATAGAGGCACTTGCTGCGTCTAAAGTGGACCGCATCCTCAGAGGCTGACAGCTCCTGTGATCTATTTAGCTCTTGGAGGTTGCCCCCAAGAGGTATGAGGCACTTAGAggtagccaaaaaaaaaaagctgcagTGGTATGATGTGATTCTAAGCCATTGGAGGCATTGTTTAGAGGCAGCTTTTGCCCCACGGTGACTGATGCCTATATGCCAATGATCCCCGTAGAGTTTCAAGAATGTTAAGTGGTAGCTTAAGAAAATATAGGCATTTGGGGTTCAGTACTTGCAACATACGCTAGATTAAGTTGGCAGAAAGTTCATGAGAATGATGAAAAATAAACTGTAGGTACATCATGAGAATATTACAAAACATCAACTAACAGGAGGGAAGACACATTTGCATGATACCTGAGCTTCCCAAGAACAATACCAAACTCGTTTACACGTACTAAACCAATATCTTCAGGTGATATTATTTCATAAGTTCCTTTGTGTTTAAGCATCCCATcctgaaaaataaaacaaaaacttcGCAAATCCATCCTAGAGCAGTAAAAGTTATTAAGATGGAAACACTACAAAAATATCACTGAGAACATTACCAGTGAACTAAAATTAGCACATCTGAGAGCAAACATGCAAGGTAAAGTTTGTATTAGACAATGATTAGTTCATCAGAAATAAGAACATGATTTCATGTATTCACAAAATTCAGATGGAACATAATTTTGATTTCAGGATTCAGTCAATTCTCAAAACGTGGTAACGTTGAGAAATGAGAACCAAACAACGCCCAATCTTTCCATActatgaaaacaaaaacaccaaCCCATCACTACTAAAAGCCCAATTGGGAACTTCAACAGTGATACTCAAAAAGGAGTCTGCAAATTCAGTTACCTGATGGATCCCACTTTCATGAGCAAAGGCATTCGCACCAACAATGGCTTTATGTGGCTGTACGTGAAGTCCACTGTGCTCTTGTACCTAGAATAGTTAGAGCATTttgctataaaaaaaatccagttgCTTGAAAAATGCTAGAGGTGCCCAAAAAAAGACTAGAGGCATCAATGTGTACCATTTTGCTTGACATAGTAATATGCTGGGTACTAATCCCAGTATAAAGGCCACCTAATAGTTCTCGACGACATTTAATTGCCATGACAACCTGAAGAAGGGTCAGAAAATATTAGACAAGTAGCAAGTAGTAATGCCTTATCTGGTCAATCCATATCTTTTCACTACCCAATAAGGTGAACTTGTAAATAATGCCCACAAACAATATACAAAATAGTATCTGAGCTCACCTCCTCCAAGGAAGCATTGCCGGCTCTTTCACCAATACCATTGATAGTCACCTCTAACTGCCGTGCTCCTGCATAAGCACCCTAAAGTTAAGTCAAATTAGTAACTTGATTAGACCAAtgataataaaaaataaaaacgacGGAAAACGAATTACCGCTAATGTGTTGGCAGATGCAAGACCGAGGTCATTCTGGCAATGAGTAGAAATAATTGCATTCTCAATTCCAGGAGTGTTTGCTTTTATGTCAGCAATTAGTTTCCCAAATTCATGAGGGAGATTGTATCCAACTGTGTCTGGGATGTTGAGGGTTGTTGCTCCAGCTTTTATTACTTCCTCTAGAATATGATACAGGAACTCTCTATTTGACCTGGACAACAAAGTGAAATCTATCATGGCACAGTCTTATGCACATCAGAAAAGAGAATTCTTTAACTTTTGTAAATATTTATTTGGAAAGAAAGACCAGCGTGACTTAAACCATATTCTTTTTGCACACAAAAATTGGCCAAGCCAAAAATTATTCAAGCAAACTAATAAGCTTGAAGTTCAACATGGCAGAAAATTGGGTGGCTGCCAACTAGCACCCTATTTTGACATGCCAATAAAACTGCTTCCAGAATTAAGATATTACTAGTCATCTACTTTTAACCAGTGTAAGGGTGAAGCTACTGAAGACAAGATATACAGTACTACTTTCTGAACCACAGAAATTGCAGTACTTGATGGTAAGCATGCTCAAATTTGCCTCAAAATCATTCTGCTAGTCTGCTTCACTATATTTGACCCCTTTGATGCACCCTACATTTGAATTTTGGGAACACACAATAGATCAAATGACAAAAAATAATGGTAGTCCAAACCAGATTCTATTCTCTGGGTACAAAATTGTTGGACCTAATGGTAGTTGAACAATCCATCAACTAAATTTGCATTGAGTAGTTTTTACAGAGGAAACATTGAAACTGTACCTTCCGGCATCCTCGGGGCTGAACTCTACATCAGGGCATCCAAGACTGCGGGCATAGGCCACCATCTCCCTGGCGATGGCCACCACCTGCTCGGGCGTCTTGCGCAGCTTGTGCTGCATGTGGATCTCGCTGGTAGCGATGAAGGTGTGGATGCGGGGCTTGCGGGCGTGGCGCACGGCCTCCCAGGCGGCGTCGATGTCCCTCTTGTTGCACCGGGAGAGGCCGCAGATGACGGGCACGTGGCCGTCCCCCCCGAGCGGCGTGTTCCCGACCTCGATGGCGATGGAGCGCACGGCGTCGAGGTCGTCGGGCGAGGAGGCCGGGAACCCGGCCTCGATGATGTCGACGCCGAGGCGGGCGAGCTGGCGCGCGACGACGAGCTTCTCGGCGCTGGTCATGGTGGCCCCCGGGGACTGCTCCCCGTCGCGGAGCGTGGTGTCGAAGATGCGCACGTAGTTGGGGTCGTCGATGCGGTCCGGGACGTACTCGgggcgccgcggcgccgcccccgccgccaggCACGCGCGGAcggggcggcggagcgcggcggcccTAGGGttcgcggcgacggcggctgcggcgaggCCATGGGAGAAGCGGTGGGGcttggcggcagcggcggaggaggagagggtcCTTGAGCGCCTGGCGAgcggggtggaggaggcggggttTAAGGAGGAGAAGCAGCAGGGTTTAGCGGGGGAGGCGGCCATGgtcgtcggaggcggcgctggggGTTTAGGGGAAGAGATTGGGGGCGAATGCGGCGGGTTATAGCTTAGCTGGAGCACGGGGAAGCCGGATGACTATTCATCGAACAGGAGTAGCACAGTGTAGTACGAGTCAGCCGTTCATGCTTATCCGGGCTTTCCTTCGTGACGGGCACCAACTCGACTGCGGCAGAGGTGTGTAGAGTGCTTGATTTAGCCGATTTCGCTCTCGAAGCCAAAAGCTACCTAACAATACACACACTCTTTTATTATCGTGTTCTTTCTGAAAGGTATGGCTCATCTGTAACAGATTTTGGATCGTTGCCTTGTTTTATAATGCGTGCGCTTCACTGATTGCACAATCGTGATGTTATTGTAAAGAGTTTTTTGGACACACTTCGGGACCACGACTGAACAAATGTAAAACTCACAACAAGAATAAGGCTTTATTGCTTGAAAAAAAGAACTCCCTAATTCTTGCTgtggttttagttcatttAGGATTAGAAGGATTACTCTTTAAGACTGTTGTTCGTTTCAGATGCTGTTAGGACAAAAACAGCTGGTGTATAATATATTATCAAAAGATAGTGCCAATCAAAGGGTTGATTGATCCAAGACTCGCATGAAAAACTGCTCTCTTTTTTAGAAACATCTGGCGCTTACATAAATCGCTCGGGAGAGTGATCCAAATTCCAATCGATTGAAACACTGGGCTGGAGCGATCGCTGCTGggctcttttcttttttcagtggTAGCAGTATAGTACATGGGCTGGTAGTTAAATCCCACAAGCCACCTTGTGTATCCGCCACTGATTTCCAGCCCATCTCTCTCCTGTCTCCTTCCCTAGCCCAGTCTCTTCAAGGCCGAAGCCCACCTCTCCTTTCCCATTCTTTTTCTTACCTTGGGCCACCTTCTACCCTGGCCCATCACCTGGTCGACCGCCTCACCCAGCCCGACCGAGACCGGGaatcccttcttcctcctctgttcgACCGACCAGTGCACGTCTGGCCAGACAACAGGAACGATCCCGAGTCCGAGTGGAACTCAGATTCCGACCCCGACAAGTAATGGCGAAGCGCGTACGCGTTTGGACCGCGCGCGTCTCTTTAAAAGGAGGGGTTGGGGCGCCCATCATCGTCCCTACCCCAATCCAGTTCTCCGAGACTGCCTACGTCGATCCAGAGCAAGAGTAGAGCTTTATCGATCGGTTCTTCGATTCGATCGATAATGGACGTCTTCGTCTTTGACGAGGCGTACCTGAGGTCGATAGCGTCAGGGGACGAGGCGCCCGTCGACGCGGAGGACTTGGACTTCCTGAGGTCGGTGTGGGACGCGCTGGCGGTGTCCGACGGGCTTCCCCCGTCCCGCGAGCTTGTGGGCGGCGAGGGCCGAGGGGGCCCTCGCCTCGGTCGTGGAGGCCATGGATCGCACGGCGGGAGAGCTCCTACAGGGAGCGGCGGCGTTCGCGGCCAGGCACAGTACTGAGGAACACCAGAcgctcgcggcggcgctgctgggcAAGGCGGCGTGGGTGGACACCCTGCGCGgcgaggccgcggccgccctCTGCGCCGCGCGCGGCATGCAAGAAGACTACCTGAGGAGGATCGCGCGAGAAGAGGAGGA carries:
- the LOC104585201 gene encoding uncharacterized protein LOC104585201, translated to MATGAARSHRRRAAVPDPFAELQCYDEQQMDRFYQQCARMTRRRRSSAPPAVAQRMVVQIRFGEDGCPEFSDGNGVIISSTSHDDDIDVGVSADGDGAYRGGGFGAVPASGLEIAKLAEADVGEHEEEEECAVCLEGLATAGEGEEKVVIRKMPCPDAHRFHERCIFRWLMVSRLCPLCRFALPPAEDEEEE
- the LOC100832390 gene encoding 2-isopropylmalate synthase A codes for the protein MAASPAKPCCFSSLNPASSTPLARRSRTLSSSAAAAKPHRFSHGLAAAAVAANPRAAALRRPVRACLAAGAAPRRPEYVPDRIDDPNYVRIFDTTLRDGEQSPGATMTSAEKLVVARQLARLGVDIIEAGFPASSPDDLDAVRSIAIEVGNTPLGGDGHVPVICGLSRCNKRDIDAAWEAVRHARKPRIHTFIATSEIHMQHKLRKTPEQVVAIAREMVAYARSLGCPDVEFSPEDAGRSNREFLYHILEEVIKAGATTLNIPDTVGYNLPHEFGKLIADIKANTPGIENAIISTHCQNDLGLASANTLAGAYAGARQLEVTINGIGERAGNASLEEVVMAIKCRRELLGGLYTGISTQHITMSSKMVQEHSGLHVQPHKAIVGANAFAHESGIHQDGMLKHKGTYEIISPEDIGLVRVNEFGIVLGKLSGRHAVKTKLVELGYEISDKEFEDFFKRYKEVAEKKKRVTDEDIEALLSDEIFQPKVIWSLGDVQATCGTLGLSTATVKLIAIDGEEKIGCSVGTGPVDAAYKAVDQIIQIPTVLREYSMTSVTEGIDAIATTRVVITGDVSNSKNALIGQNNRSFSGSGAALDVVVSSVRAYLSALNKMSSYVGAVKASSEAPESIRTVQTAE